One stretch of Leptospira hartskeerlii DNA includes these proteins:
- a CDS encoding winged helix-turn-helix transcriptional regulator, protein MTNGKKRSDCPISCSLDIWGDKWSLLIIRDLMFAKECTYGDFLKSKEGIATNILASRLLTLEENKIIEKHDHPDSKAKVLYKLTRKGIDLLPILLEINLWAEKYSDIPADRKAMLKEVKKDKLGFIKAMTKELEKTLT, encoded by the coding sequence ATGACGAACGGTAAAAAAAGGTCGGATTGTCCAATAAGCTGCTCTCTAGATATTTGGGGAGATAAATGGTCCTTATTAATTATAAGAGATCTGATGTTTGCAAAAGAATGCACCTACGGCGATTTCCTAAAATCTAAAGAAGGAATCGCAACCAACATTTTAGCTTCTAGATTATTGACTCTGGAAGAAAATAAAATTATCGAAAAACACGATCATCCTGATAGCAAAGCAAAAGTGTTATATAAGCTTACTAGAAAAGGGATCGATCTACTTCCCATTCTGCTCGAAATCAATTTATGGGCTGAAAAATATTCAGACATACCTGCAGATAGGAAGGCAATGTTAAAAGAAGTAAAAAAGGATAAGCTGGGATTCATTAAAGCAATGACCAAAGAATTGGAAAAGACCCTAACTTGA
- a CDS encoding NHL repeat-containing protein, producing MEALLLPPMVAKGFRIVSTIEYNFDNPYAIAVDSKDNVYVAEKSWTCDVQHDYTGGCPLYVTTTRSRVLKFDPSGKFLGWLGLDTTGSTGFHSAPTNAVAAFGLNPEEFTIIGGLATDAQDRLYVSDAYRIQRFDSSLNFEAWLGKASDNTIGWHTTGQPQGNPNATQDDGAMNTFGAISFYGNKIYAAEEVLYYVNRYDQSGTYEGWLGKDTNDVKGWHTPLAGVSYFRGTFHGNDIGAFDIAKDIAIDPTNGNLLVVDSVHDPVLSIWAPDGTYLNGLFHTGSTGTGEKPYAIAIDSFGNVIISDMYQGTIRGYNSSLQQRATLQVELPSIPNVYYPIVGAKLTVASNGYLYAVHQTWNRILKIKIVYSEW from the coding sequence ATGGAAGCCTTACTTCTTCCGCCTATGGTTGCAAAAGGATTCCGTATCGTTTCCACCATAGAATATAATTTTGATAATCCGTATGCGATCGCAGTAGATAGCAAAGACAATGTATATGTAGCGGAAAAATCTTGGACCTGTGACGTACAACATGACTATACTGGAGGATGCCCTTTATACGTAACTACTACTCGCTCTAGAGTTTTGAAGTTCGATCCTTCTGGTAAATTTTTAGGATGGCTTGGATTAGATACGACTGGCAGTACCGGTTTTCATTCTGCTCCTACAAATGCGGTCGCTGCTTTCGGATTAAACCCGGAAGAATTTACCATCATAGGTGGGCTTGCAACGGATGCCCAAGATCGTTTATATGTTTCAGACGCTTATAGGATCCAACGTTTTGATTCTTCTTTAAATTTCGAAGCATGGTTGGGAAAAGCCAGCGACAACACAATTGGTTGGCATACGACTGGCCAGCCACAAGGAAATCCTAATGCTACTCAAGATGACGGTGCCATGAATACATTCGGTGCCATTTCTTTTTATGGAAATAAGATCTATGCTGCAGAAGAAGTGCTGTATTATGTGAATCGCTACGACCAATCAGGAACATACGAAGGTTGGCTCGGAAAAGATACAAATGATGTGAAGGGCTGGCATACTCCATTAGCCGGTGTGAGTTATTTTAGAGGAACCTTCCACGGAAATGATATAGGGGCTTTTGATATTGCAAAAGACATAGCAATCGATCCTACTAACGGAAATTTATTAGTAGTGGATTCAGTACATGATCCTGTTCTTTCCATTTGGGCTCCGGATGGAACTTATCTCAATGGTCTTTTTCACACAGGCAGCACTGGTACAGGAGAAAAACCTTATGCTATCGCGATTGACTCCTTCGGTAATGTGATCATCTCGGATATGTACCAAGGAACGATTCGCGGATACAATTCTTCTCTGCAACAAAGGGCGACCCTACAAGTAGAACTCCCTTCTATTCCGAATGTATACTATCCGATCGTGGGGGCGAAACTCACAGTAGCAAGTAACGGCTATTTATATGCAGTTCACCAGACTTGGAATCGGATCCTGAAAATCAAGATTGTATATTCAGAGTGGTAA
- a CDS encoding IspD/TarI family cytidylyltransferase: protein MNSWFPSGNIYLLLLSGGTGSRMRSDIPKQFLELNGKSILLHSLEIFLDWGKTKSIVLVSHKDYILNSETLCSPLLRERDRIVEGGDTRHGSTLAGIHSIQFSANDIILIHDAARPFVSPDDLDRLSSATEKFGVATLASRNHETVLEEENNSLKFLNREKIWFMKTPQGIRGDILKKILEKQSTTEPTDLCTWAQGEGIVSRLVESNPYNLKITEKSDLALAEAILPLFQNWKNEII from the coding sequence ATGAACTCTTGGTTTCCCTCGGGTAATATCTATCTACTACTTCTTTCGGGAGGAACTGGTTCCCGAATGCGGTCGGATATTCCGAAACAATTTTTAGAATTAAACGGTAAATCGATCTTACTCCATAGTCTGGAGATTTTTTTAGACTGGGGCAAAACTAAAAGTATAGTACTAGTATCTCATAAAGATTATATTCTGAACTCGGAAACACTTTGTTCTCCCCTTCTTAGGGAAAGAGATAGAATCGTAGAAGGCGGAGACACTAGACACGGATCCACGTTAGCCGGGATTCATAGTATCCAATTTTCTGCAAATGATATCATATTGATCCATGATGCCGCGAGACCGTTTGTTTCTCCTGACGATTTGGACAGATTATCTAGTGCGACGGAAAAATTCGGAGTGGCCACTCTTGCCTCAAGAAATCACGAAACAGTTTTGGAAGAAGAGAACAACAGTCTGAAATTTTTAAACCGAGAGAAGATCTGGTTTATGAAAACTCCCCAAGGGATTCGGGGAGATATCCTGAAAAAGATCTTAGAAAAACAATCCACAACCGAACCGACAGATCTATGTACATGGGCTCAAGGTGAGGGTATCGTTTCTAGACTAGTGGAATCCAATCCATACAATCTAAAAATTACCGAAAAGTCGGACCTGGCGTTAGCAGAAGCGATTTTGCCATTGTTTCAAAATTGGAAAAATGAAATAATCTAA
- a CDS encoding SDR family NAD(P)-dependent oxidoreductase: MKQTILVTGASSGIGLLIAKTLHENGHTVIGTSRNPKKSQSEVPFKLLPLDISDDNSIGSFGKLLFGEIDRLDVLINNAGYLVKGLAEETSIELGRQQLETNFWGTVKFTNELLPYFRKQRSGKIITIGSFLGLISLPNVSYYSASKHALEGYFKSLRFELNQFNIKVSVVEPMAFKTNIGDNSISAKGTIREYDSFRQKIVEFTKREFDNAPGPEPVVNTILKIVNEKTPKFSYPVGKGASLFLTLQRFAYNTFEGAILKKVNQV, encoded by the coding sequence ATGAAACAAACAATTTTAGTAACGGGCGCTTCTTCCGGGATCGGATTGCTGATCGCAAAAACGCTGCACGAAAACGGTCATACTGTGATCGGGACAAGTCGTAACCCCAAAAAGTCCCAATCGGAAGTTCCATTCAAATTATTACCGTTGGATATCTCAGATGACAATTCCATTGGTTCCTTCGGTAAATTATTATTCGGTGAAATAGATCGGTTAGATGTGTTGATCAATAACGCCGGCTATTTAGTAAAGGGACTGGCGGAAGAAACCTCTATAGAACTCGGAAGACAACAATTAGAAACGAACTTTTGGGGTACCGTTAAGTTTACGAATGAATTGCTGCCTTACTTCAGAAAGCAAAGATCCGGAAAAATAATTACTATCGGTTCTTTTCTAGGTTTGATCAGTCTTCCGAACGTTTCTTATTATTCAGCTTCAAAGCATGCATTAGAAGGATATTTCAAATCGTTACGATTCGAACTAAATCAATTTAATATCAAAGTTAGTGTGGTCGAGCCAATGGCTTTCAAAACGAATATAGGCGACAATTCGATTTCGGCAAAAGGGACAATAAGAGAATACGATTCTTTTCGTCAGAAGATTGTAGAGTTTACAAAAAGAGAATTTGATAATGCGCCCGGCCCCGAGCCGGTCGTAAATACGATACTGAAGATTGTGAATGAAAAAACACCCAAATTCAGTTATCCCGTCGGAAAAGGTGCATCTCTTTTCCTAACATTACAACGATTCGCTTATAATACTTTTGAAGGGGCTATTCTAAAAAAAGTAAATCAAGTCTGA
- a CDS encoding diaminopimelate decarboxylase produces the protein MQSIENLKFLTPEEARKIATNFGTPLFVYSRKGIEKSCDDALAFPNAFGLTVRFAMKANPGRTVLEILKKKGIHIDASSEHEVKRAILAGFKPSDILLTSQQLARSLKDLIPQGVQFNACSLRQLEEFGKLFPGKEVSVRFNPGLGSGATKKTDVGGKTSSFGIWHEEIGKVKEIVSKYGLKLVRVHTHIGSGSDPEVWKAVAHYTLEIAAQFPDCKTVNLGGGFKVGRMIGEKTTDPQSIGVPVKELFENYAKEKGIQLKMEIEPGSFLMVNNGAILTQVDDIVYTGEGGYTFVKLDMGMDVNTRPALYAAKHPLIVIPQKEKSEQKTGDFVYVGHCCESGDLITQEEGGGPQLRTTQIPEVGDLVVMEGTGAYCSSMSTKNYNSYPETSEVLIDTDGTTKLVRQRQTLEQILQNELLVSLG, from the coding sequence ATGCAATCAATAGAAAATCTTAAATTTTTGACCCCTGAAGAAGCAAGAAAAATCGCAACAAATTTCGGAACTCCACTTTTTGTGTACTCTCGCAAAGGGATCGAGAAAAGTTGCGATGACGCACTCGCATTCCCTAACGCTTTCGGTCTGACCGTTCGATTTGCAATGAAAGCCAATCCAGGACGCACAGTTCTCGAAATATTAAAGAAGAAGGGCATACATATCGACGCATCTTCCGAACATGAAGTGAAACGTGCGATACTTGCAGGATTCAAACCTTCCGATATTCTGCTCACTTCCCAACAATTGGCAAGATCCTTGAAGGATTTGATTCCCCAAGGAGTACAATTCAACGCATGTTCGCTCAGGCAGCTGGAAGAATTCGGAAAATTATTTCCAGGAAAAGAAGTAAGCGTGCGTTTTAATCCTGGCTTGGGTTCCGGAGCCACAAAGAAGACGGATGTAGGAGGTAAAACATCCTCCTTCGGTATCTGGCATGAAGAGATTGGAAAAGTAAAAGAGATCGTTTCCAAATACGGACTCAAACTTGTCCGAGTTCATACTCACATCGGTTCAGGTTCCGATCCGGAAGTTTGGAAGGCCGTTGCACATTATACCTTAGAGATCGCAGCTCAATTTCCGGATTGTAAGACTGTGAACTTAGGCGGAGGTTTCAAAGTTGGAAGAATGATCGGTGAAAAAACGACCGATCCGCAGTCGATTGGAGTACCGGTAAAGGAACTCTTTGAAAATTATGCCAAAGAAAAAGGAATCCAACTCAAAATGGAAATAGAGCCCGGTTCCTTCTTAATGGTGAATAACGGAGCAATCCTGACTCAGGTGGATGATATTGTCTACACTGGAGAGGGCGGATATACTTTCGTAAAACTTGATATGGGGATGGACGTGAATACACGACCTGCTTTATATGCGGCAAAACATCCATTGATAGTCATTCCACAAAAAGAAAAGTCAGAACAAAAGACAGGGGACTTTGTATATGTGGGACATTGCTGCGAGAGTGGGGACTTGATCACACAGGAAGAAGGAGGTGGGCCTCAACTTAGGACCACACAGATTCCTGAGGTCGGAGACTTAGTGGTGATGGAAGGAACGGGGGCTTATTGTTCTTCTATGTCCACGAAGAATTATAATTCTTATCCGGAAACTTCTGAGGTATTGATCGATACTGATGGAACGACCAAACTTGTAAGACAAAGACAAACTCTGGAACAAATCCTACAAAATGAACTCTTGGTTTCCCTCGGGTAA